The region AGACACAGCCATGTCCGCCGTCACCGGCCTGGAGGTGCAGCACCGCGCGGTCAACAAATTGGGCCATTAGTTCCGCCTTCCTTGCAAAAGAGTTCTAGTAGTGGAGGGTACCGGGTTGTGGGAAAGAAAAACACCGCGCACCCGGTCGGGGTGTGCGGTGTTTCAAGTATTGCTACGGGTTACGCAGTTTCCTGTGCGACGCCAGCTGCCTCTGCAGCCTCGAGCACCTCTGCCGAAACGCCTTCGCCGTCCGCTGGGACGATGTTGACGATGCGACGGTTGCGCTTAATGCCGAACTGGACTGCGCCAGCTGCCAGTGCGAACAGCGTGTCGTCGCCACCGCGGCCGACGTTGTCGCCTGGGTGGAACTTGGTGCCGCGCTGACGAACGAGGATCTCGCCCGCCTTTACCTGCTGACCACCGAAACGCTTCACACCGAGGCGCTTCGACTCTGAGTCACGACCGTTCGTGGAGCTGGATGCACCCTTCTTGTGTGCCATGTCTGAATCTCCTTAGATGGAAGTCTTACTTGATACCAGTGATCTTGATGGTTGTCTGTGGCTGACGGTGGCCCTGGCGGACCTTGTAGCCGGTCTTGTTCTTGTACTTCAGAATGTCGACCTTCTTGCCTTTGCCGTGCTCGACAATCTCAGCCTCAACAGAAACCTTGGACAAAGCATCAGGGCCTGCGGTGACATCCGCGCCATCGACGAGCAGAACCGGGGTGAGGGCAACCTTGTCGCCCGCTTCACCCTCGATCTTCTCGACCTTGACTAGGTCGCCTTCGGCAACCTTGTACTGCTTGCCGCCAGTCTTGACGATCGCGTACATAGAGGGTTACCCCTTATCTAAACTCGTTGTGTCTCCCCGCATGCACAGAAGACAGTTGGTACAGTTCTCTAGCGCTTTGTGGCCTTTCGCGTTCCACCGTGCCTGCATGCGTAAACGGCGCGGCTTCACAGCCCAAAACAGCGACTGTCAAATACTACACAGAAGCGGGTGCGATTATCAAACCGCACCCCACTGCTCCTCTATTTGGAAGAGGTTCGGCGTGTCGCGCGTCGCCGCCTGCGCCGCGCACTCGCCTTCGACTCCTGTTTCTTCGTCGCAGGCTTGGTTGCCTTCTGCTTCGTTTCCTTCGCCTTCGGCTGCTCCTGCTGCTGCGGCTGGGACGTCTTGCGCACTGCGCGCCGACGCCCGCGCCGGCGAGGAGACTCCGTCACCTTCGCCTTCGGCTGCTCTTGCGCTTCCTCGCGTGGAGCTTCCTTCACAGGTTCCTTAACGTGCTCCTGGCGTTCGAAATCTTCGCGCTTTGGCTTGTGGTCCGAACGGGAGTTACCGCGGGTCGCTCGCTTCCGGCGCGGGGAGCGCTCGAAGGCGTCGACGGCCTCCTCGTACGTCTGCTCGGACTTGCCTTTCTCCTGAGCCTGCTCCTGCGGTTTGTCCTGTGGCTTGTCCTGTTCCTGCGCGCGCCCACGCCCGCGGCTCGTGCCTCGACGTCCACGGCGGCGCGAACCGGACTCGCGCTTGGAGGATTCACCTACTGTAGGCGGCTTCGGCTCGTCGTTGTCCTCGTGTGCTTCATTGTCTTCGGACACAACCGAGCCGACCAGCTCGTCGATAGCCTTTTCGTCCAGCTTGCTGCGGCGCTTCTCCTCCGCTTTCTTGTTGGAACGCTCGCCGTTCGACTTCCCGCGACGCTTGCCGCGGCCACCGCGGTGCTGCAGGTCGTCTTCCTCCGGGTTGTACGTCGCGTGCTCTACAGGCTCCTCGGTGATGATCACACCGCGGCCACCACAGCACTCGCACGGCTTGGAGTAGGTCTCAAGCAGACCATCGCCGAGCTTCTTGCGGGTCAGCTGCACCAGGCCGAGCGAGGTGACCTCGGAGACCTGGTGGCGGGAGCGATCACGGCCCAGCGTTTCCTTCAGGCGACGCAGCACCAGCTCCTTGTTTTCATCCAGGATCATGTCAATGAAGTCGATGACCACCATGCCGCCGATGTCGCGCAGGCGCAGCTGGCGGACGACTTCCTCCGCGGCCTCCAAATTGTTCGCGGTGACCGTCTCCTCGAGGTTGCCGCCGGAGCCAGTGAATTTGCCGGTGTTGACGTCAATCACCGTCATGGCCTCGGTGCGCTCAATAACGAGCGTGCCGCCCGACGGCAGCCACACCACGCGGGCAAGCGCCTTCTGGACCTGCTCGTCGATGCGATGCTCCGCAAAGGCGTCGGCACCGTCGTGTTCGGAGCGGTCAAACTTGGTCACGCGGTCCAACAGGTCAGGCGCGACGGACTGCAGGTAAGCGTGCGCAATGTTGTAGGACTTCTTGCCGTCGATGATCAACTCAGAGAAGTCCTCGTTGAAGACGTCGCGGACGACGCGGACGATCAGGCGCGGCTCTTCGTAGAGCAGCACCGGGCGCGAGCCCTTCCCGTTCTTCGCGGCTTCTGCCTTTTCCTGCACCATTTCCCACTGTTTGTGCAGGCGCTGGACGTCCTCAGCAATCGCTTCCTTCGACATGCCCTCGGCAGCCGTACGAATAATCGCCCCACCCTTGCCAGGCACAACCTCGTTGAGGATGCCCTTGAGGCGCTTGCGTTCGGTGACGGGCAGCTTGCGGGAGATCCCAGCGTTACGGCCACCCGGCACGTACACGAGGAAACGTCCGGCCAGCGAAATGTGCGTTGTCAGGCGAGCACCCTTGTGCCCGTTAATATCCTTCGAGACCTGCACCATCACCTGGTCGCCGGACTTCAGTGCGTGCTCAATCCTGCGCTTCTTTCCGCCAAGCTTCGCAGCCTTCCAGTCAACCTCGCTGGCGTAGAGCACCGCGTTGCGCCCGGTTCCGATGTCGATGAACGCCGCTTCCATGCCCGGCAGCACGTTCTGGACACGGCCCATGTAAATATTGCCGATGATCGACGCGTTATCGTCCGTGGACACAAAGTGCTCCGCAAGCAGCCCGTCTTCCAGGACCGCTACCTGCGTGATGCGGCCTGGGCCGTCGTTGCGGTCGCGCTCGCGCACCACCATCGTGCGGTGCACCGACTCGCGCCGCGCAAGGAATTCCGCCTCAGAAACAATACGGGAGCGCTGGCGCTCCGCTTCTCGACGCTCACTCCGCCGACGACGCTGCGCCTCCAGACGGGCGGAACCGCTGATCCCCTTCGGCTCGTCAATAACCTCGACCTTAGGTTCTTCCTCCTTGGGCTCCTCAACTTCACCCTTCGGTGCGGCATCCTCATCCGCTTCCTTCGGTTCGGAGGTGCGCACTGCTCGGCGGCGCTTTGGACGCGTCGGCGCCTTGAAGATCGGCGCGTATTCGACCGTTGCTTCCTCTTCAGGATCGGGCTCCGGCTCTTGTTCGGGCTCCGGTTCTGGTTCCGGCTCTGGTGTTGGTTCCGGCTCCGGCTCGTCGGCGACCTCGAAGGTGGCGTCGACTTTCTCCTCGATCTGGTGGATTTCGTTTTCTACGTCCTTGCGCACCCGCTCGCGGATCTTTTCGTCGCTGCTATCCTTCGACTTCTTCGCCTCAGCCTTATCCGCGGGCTGCTGCAGCGCATCGATGACCTTCTCGGCTTCCTCCCGAGTAACCGAGGACTGCGCAACCTTTGTAATTCCCAACTCAGTCAGCGCGACGACAACGTCCTTCGACGCCACCCCCAACGCCTTCGCGAGCTGGAACACCCGCATTTTGTCTTTCAGGGTTGATCGATCAAAGTCCTGAATTTCGGTATGAGATTTTTTCGCCACGTACGTGCTCCTATATTTTTGCATCTGCAAGCTGCGTCAACCGGGCGCGAAGCCGTTGCCGCTGCCACACGGCTGACACACGTTCCTACAGAAAGTTGTAAAAAGCTTGCCTCCATTGTGACACACGACGCCGACTGCGCCTATTTCAGCATCGCTGCCAACACAACAAAACCGCCCACCCTGCCATGTACAGCAGGATGGGCGATTGAAGCGTGGTTCTTACTTGTTCGGGAACCAGATTGCGATCTCGCGCTCGGCGGACTCTGGGGAGTCGGAACCGTGGACGACGTTCTCGCCGACAGTGAGGGCGAAGTCGCCGCGGATAGTACCAGGGGTTGCCTTGGCAACCGGGTCGGTGCCGCCGGCGAGCTGGCGCCAAGCCTCGATAGCGCGCTCGCCCTCGACGATGCCTGCTACCAGCGGAGCAGAGGTGATGAAGTCAACGAGTTCACCGAAGAACGGCTTGTCCTTGTGCTCTGCGTAGTGCTTCTCTGCGGTCTCGCGGTCTGCGGTGCGCAGGTCCATCTCGACCAGCTTGAGGCCCTTACGCTCAATGCGGGAGATGATCTCTCCGACGTGGCCGTTTGCAACGCCGTCTGGCTTAATCAAAATCAGTGTACGTTCAGTCATGTCTCCATACCCTACTAAACAACAACCACCGGGTGCGAACATCTTGATGTGGGGGTGATTAAAGTTTGCTCCATGACATATGAGAGTCCCCTGCCGCCAATTCCGGACGTCGGCACGCGAGCGCGCTCCATCACCGATCTGCTCTTCGGCAACCTCGGCGAGCATGCGTCGGCGCCGGCGCTCACGGAGGTCGAGACGGGGCGCAGCGTGACCTATGCGCAGCTTCACCAGGAGGTGCTGGCGCTCGCCGCCACGTTGCGCAGCCGCGGCATCGGTCCCGGGGATTGCGTCGCAGTGCAGCTGCCCAACGGCATCGACTTCGCCGTCACTTTCCTCGCGTTGGTGCAGGTGGGGGCGTCGGCAAGCTTGTTGGGGACGAGTCTCACCGCGACCGAACGTGACCACCTCTGCGCGCTCGCCGAGGCCAAAGTTCTTCTCGACGCCCCCATCGCCCCCACCGAACCACCCGAGCGCAGCGCCTCCCCAGCCGGGCCGGAAGATATCGCCGCGGTTGCCTTTTCCTCCGGTACCACCGGTTTGCCGAAGGCCGTCGAGCTGACCCACCGCAACCTGTGCGCGAACATGCTGCAGTTTTCGGCCGCGCTGCGCGCAAGCGGTATCGGCGCGGGCACCCCGACACTGGCGCCGCTGCCGTTCGCCCACATCTACGGGCTGAACACGCTGCTGCTGTCGTCGCTCTACGCGCGCCACCATATTCACACGATGGCGGCGTTTGACTTGAACGTATTCATTGAGGCGCAGCGAAGCCACCGTATTGAGCTGAGCTTTATTGCCCCGCCGATCGCGCTTGCGCTCTCACGACACCCGGAGGCGACCGCGGAGGCGTTCGCGGACTCCCGGTTCATGGTGTGCGGTGCCGCCCCGCTGGATGCTGCGTTGGCGGACAGCGTTGAGCAGCGGCTCGGCACGGTGATCCTGCAGGGCTACGGCACCACGGAGACGTCCCCGGTGACCCACGTGGGCATCGCTGGGAGGTCGAAGCCGGGCTCGATTGGGTTCGCGGTGCCGAACACGCAGTTCCGCATCATCGACCTTCGCGACGGCCACGACGTCGCCCCCGGCGAACCCGGTGAGATGCTCATCCGGGGCCCGCAGGTGATGCGGGGCTACCGCAACGACCCTGAGGCAACCCAGGCAACGATCACTGGTGGGTGGCTGCACACCGGGGATATCGTCACGCTGGCTGAGGACGGCACCGTCTACATCGTCGACCGGGCAAAAGAAGTGATTAAGTACAAGGGCTTCCACGTCGCCCCCGCTGAGCTCGAGGCACTGCTGCGCACCCACCCCGCGGTTGCCGACGCCGCCGTCGTCCGCCATATCGTGCGCACCCACGGTGTCGATTGCGAGGTCCCGCGCGCCTGCATCGTCGTCGCCGACGGCGCTACGTTGAGCCGCGAGGAAATCATGGAGTGGGTTGCCGAGCGCGTGGCCGGATACAAAAAGATCCGTGAAGTCACCTTCACGGATCACATCCCCCGCAACGCGGCGGGGAAAATTCTGCGGCGCGAACTCTAGTCGGCGTCCAGGTGCTGCGTGGTCAGGTAGCCGCCACGCATGCGCTGCACAATGTCGGAGCGCAGCTTCACGATGAAGAACCACACCAGGCCGAACATCAGGCCAACCACCGTGACCGACCAGTGCACGAAGAACCCAAAGATGAGCGGCACCTGCAGGGCCAAGTTAATCCACATCGCGCCCGGAATCTTCTGCGCGAACGCCATCACCGCGTGGGCGACGCCGATGACCACGATGTACACCCAGTTGAACGTGGTCCAGTAGGCGCCACCGTCGACTTTAAGAATCACGAGCAGGATGAGCAGCACGGTGATCGATTCCATGATCAGCGTGCCGGAGAGCACTCCGCGCAGTCCTGCGATTGGGTCCTTGACCGGCTCGTGCCCGAGCCCGAGCGGGCTGATCGGCGGTTGGCGTTTTTCTCTGCTCACTCTGGGTCCTTTCCAAACATGGTGCGGGCCTCCCCCGCGGTCACGACAGAGCCGGTGATGATCACACCGGAGCCGGACTGCACGCCGACTTCCGCAAGGGCGTCCTCGGCAAGCTCAACGGCCAGCTCGTAGGCGGACGGCAGGTGCGGCTGCACGTGCACGCGCTCATCGCCGAAGATGGAGCGGGCGATCTCGGCAAGGTCTTCGGCCTCCATCGCGCGTGGCGAGGAGTTCTGCGTAATCACGACTTCCGTGAGCGCCGGCTCTAGCGCCTGGAAAATGCCAGCGGCGTCCTTGTCACCGAGGATGCCCAGCACGCCAATGAGTCGGGTGAAGTCGAAGTCGTGCTGCAGCGCCTCCGCGAGGGCGGTTGCGCCGTGTGGGTTGTGGGTGGCGTCGATAAACGTGGTGGGTGTGGCGCGCACTCGCTCGAGCCTGCCCGGAGAGCGGACCGCCGCAAAGCCTTCCCGCACCGCCTCGATGTTGAGCGGGTGCTCGGCGTGTGCACCGTGGAATGCCTCGACCGCCGCGAGCGCGACGGCCGCGTTGCGGGCCTGGTGTGGGCCGGACAGCGGCAGGAAGATGTCGTCGTAGCTGCCGGCGAGCCCGCGCAGCCGTAGCTGCTGGCCTCCGACGGCCACCCCGGCTTCCTCAACGCCGAACTCGGAGCCGAGGCGCGCGACGGCGCTACCGACCTGGACGGTCTGCTCCAGCACTACGCGCATGGCCTCCGGCTGCTGGTCGGCGATGACCGTGACGGAGTCCGGATTCGTGATGATGCCGGCCTTCTCGCCCGCGATCTGCTCGATGGTGTCGCCGAGGTACTGCGTGTGGTCGATGCCGATCGGCATGATCACGTTGACGTCCGCGTCGATCACGTTGGTTGCGTCCCAGCGGCCACCCATGCCGACTTCCACCACGGCGATGTCCACCGGGGCGTCGGCAAACGCGGCGTAGGCGATGCACACCATGGCTTCGAAGAAGCTCAGCGGCTGGCCGAAGTGGTCGTCAGCCATCGCGAGGTACGGCTGAATTTCCTCGTAAATGCGCACAAAGTCCGCGGGGTGGATTGGTTGGCCGTCGATCCCGATGCGCTCGGTGATCAACTGCAGATGCGGGCTCGTCGTGCGCCCCACCCGGTGCCCGAGGCTACGCAGCAGCGACTCGATCATCCGGGTTGTCGACGTCTTCCCGTTCGTCCCCGCGACGTGAATCGCTTTGAACGAACGCTGCGGGGAACCCAGCAGATCCATGACGTACTCGACGCGCTCGAGCGTCGGATCGATCTGCGTTTCGCCCCAGCGCTCCTCGAGCTGCTGCTGGACTTCGCGCAACGCTGCAAGGTCTTCAGGCGTGACCTCGCGCGCGACGACGTCTTCCGCCTCCTCCGCCTGCGGCGCACCGAGGTTCAGGCGTAGCCCGGACTCCTCGACGGAGATATCGAACTGCTCGGGTAGCTCCGGAAGTTCCGGCAGGTCAGCATTGTCGGCCATCTACGCCTCCGGCAGCTGCGCCAGGCGCGCGGTCACACGTGCGAACTCTTCCTTCGCAACCTGCTGGCGCACCTTGATCTTCTCAACGACCTGCTCCGGCGCGTTCGCCAGGAACTGCTCGTTGCCAAGCTGACGGCCAGTGGTATCGAGCTCCTTCTCCGCCGCCGCGAGTTCCTTCTCCAGGCGCTTGCGCTCGGCCGCAACGTCGACGGTGCCGGAGGTGTCCAGCGCCACGTCGAGCGTCGCCTGGCTCAGGCGCATCTCAATGCTTGCCGACGCCGCAAAGCCCTCAGCAGGCGTCTCCACCCGCGCGATATCGCGGATAACGTTTTCCAGCCCAGCCAGGTCCGCCTTGGCAAAGTCAAGCTTCGCCGGCACCTTCTGGTTCGGCTTCACACCCTGGTCAGCGCGGAAGCGACGCAGCTCGGTAATCAGCTTGATCGCATCCTGGATCCTGCGGCGCGCTACATCATCCGTTTCGACGCCACCATTGGTGTCCTCCGCAGTCGGCCACGGCGCCTGCGTCACCGAAGGCTGCTGCGTCAACGCGGTCCACAGGGCCTCGGTGATGAACGGCATCGTCGGGTGCAGCAGGCGCAGCACCACGTCGAGCACGCGGCCGAGCACGATCTGCGTGTTACGGCCCTGCGCGGTCTCGCCCTCACGCGGGATCTGGGTCTTTGCGATCTCCAGGTACCAGTCACACAGCTCATCCCACGCGAAGTGGTAGAGATCCTCGTTCGCCTTCGCGAACTGGTAGTCGTCCAAGTAGGCGTCGACCTTCGCGCGGACTTCCTCGGCACGGTCCAGGATCCAACGGTCGGCGTCCGTCAGCTCCTCGCGGGCCGGCAGCGGACCAACCGCTGCGCCGTTCATCAGAGCGAAGCGGGTCGCGTTGTACAGCTTGGTGGCAAAGTTACGCGCGGACGTGGCGTTGTCCTCACCGATCGGCAAGTCCACGCCCGGGTTCGCGCCGCGCGCAAGGGCGAAGCGCAGCGCGTCAGCGCCGTAGCGCTCGACCCAATCCATTGGGTCGATGCCGTTGCCCAGGGACTTCGACATCTTGCGCCCCTTCTCGTCGCGCACCAGGCCGTGCAGGTACAGGTCCGTGAACGGGATGATCGGGCGGCCGTCAACCCCCTCGCCGAGGATCTCAGGGGTGTTCTTTCCAGCAAAGGTGCCGAACATCATCATGCGGGCAACCCAGAAGAACAAAATGTCATACGCGGTGACCAACACGGACGTCGGGTAGAACTTCTCCAGATCCGGCGTCTTCTCAGGCCAGCCGAGCGTCGAGAACGGCCACAGCGCAGAGGAGAACCAGGTATCCAACACGTCCGGGTCCTGGGTGTAGCCAGCCGGCGGCTCCTCGTCAGGGCCGACGCAGACCACTTCGTCATTCGGTCCGTACCAGATCGGGATGCGGTGGCCCCACCACAGCTGGCGCGAAATCGTCCAGTCATGCATGTTGTCCACCCAGTCGAAGTAGCGCTTCTCCATCGATGCCGGGTGAATCTTCATATCGCCGTTGCGGATCGCATCGCCGGACATCTTCGCCAGCTCTTCAACCTTGACGAACCACTGCAGGCTCAGGCGTGGCTCAATCGGTTCACCGGAGCGCTCCGAGTGGCCCACCGAGTGCACGTACGGGCGCACCTCCTTGACGATGCGCCCTTGCTCCGCCAGCGCCTCACGCACCGCGACGCGAGCCTCTTCGCGGCTCATGCCGTCGAACTTGGTGCCGGTGTCGGCGATGTGGCCGGTCTCGTCCATGATGATCGGCATGTCCAGGTTGTGGCGCAGGCCCATCTCGTAGTCGTTCGGGTCGTGTGCAGGCGTGATCTTCACCGCGCCGGTGCCCAGTTCCATATCGACGTAATCGTCGGCGATCACCTGAATCTTCAGGTCATCGCGGAACGGGTGGTCGAACTCCTGGCCAACCAGGTCCGTGTAGCGCTCGTCGTCTGGGTGGACGGCAATGGCGACGTCGCCCAGCATGGTCTCAACACGGGTCGTGGCAACGACCAGGTGTGGCTCGTCGTCGTTGAGCGAGCCGTAACGGATGGAGACGAACTCGCCCTCAACGTCCTTATAAACGACCTCAATGTCGGACACCGCGGTCTCCAGCACCGGCGACCAGTTCACCAGGCGGTAGTCGCGGTAGATCATTCCGGCGTCGTACAGCTGCTTAAAGATCGTCTGCACTGCGCGCGAGAGGCCGTCGTCAAGCGTGAAGCGCTCGCGCGACCAATCCACGGAGTCACCGATAGCCCGCATCTGCGTGGTGATGGTGCCGCCGTACTGGTGCTTCCACTCCCATACCTTGTCCACGAACTCTTCGCGGCCATAGTCGTAGCGGTCCTTGCCCTCCTCGGCCTTCAGCTTCGCCTCGACCTTCGTCTGCGTAGCGATGCCCGCGTGGTCCATGCCCGGCAACCACAACACCTCGTAGCCCTGCATGCGCTTGCGGCGCACCATAACATCAATGAGCGTGTGGTCCAGGGCGTGGCCCATGTGCAGCTGGCCCGTCACATTCGGCGGGGGCAGCACCACAGAATAAGCAGGCTTGTCCGAGGAAGCGTCGGCGGTGAAGTATCCCTTCTCCACCCAGCCCTCGTACAAAGCCTGCTCGTGTTCGCCGGGCTCCCAAGACTTCGGGAGCGCATCGGCTCGGTTCTTGCCTACCAAATGTTCAGTCGCGTCAGTCACGGTTGACTATCTTAGCCATCAACCTCCGGTAGGCGCGACCGGTTAGAAAAGCTTGGACGCAATCTCCCACTCGCCGCGCATCGCTTCGACGTTCTTGTCGATGCGCTCGCGCTGGAAGTCGCTGATCTCCAGCCCCTC is a window of Corynebacterium pseudogenitalium DNA encoding:
- a CDS encoding valine--tRNA ligase — its product is MTDATEHLVGKNRADALPKSWEPGEHEQALYEGWVEKGYFTADASSDKPAYSVVLPPPNVTGQLHMGHALDHTLIDVMVRRKRMQGYEVLWLPGMDHAGIATQTKVEAKLKAEEGKDRYDYGREEFVDKVWEWKHQYGGTITTQMRAIGDSVDWSRERFTLDDGLSRAVQTIFKQLYDAGMIYRDYRLVNWSPVLETAVSDIEVVYKDVEGEFVSIRYGSLNDDEPHLVVATTRVETMLGDVAIAVHPDDERYTDLVGQEFDHPFRDDLKIQVIADDYVDMELGTGAVKITPAHDPNDYEMGLRHNLDMPIIMDETGHIADTGTKFDGMSREEARVAVREALAEQGRIVKEVRPYVHSVGHSERSGEPIEPRLSLQWFVKVEELAKMSGDAIRNGDMKIHPASMEKRYFDWVDNMHDWTISRQLWWGHRIPIWYGPNDEVVCVGPDEEPPAGYTQDPDVLDTWFSSALWPFSTLGWPEKTPDLEKFYPTSVLVTAYDILFFWVARMMMFGTFAGKNTPEILGEGVDGRPIIPFTDLYLHGLVRDEKGRKMSKSLGNGIDPMDWVERYGADALRFALARGANPGVDLPIGEDNATSARNFATKLYNATRFALMNGAAVGPLPAREELTDADRWILDRAEEVRAKVDAYLDDYQFAKANEDLYHFAWDELCDWYLEIAKTQIPREGETAQGRNTQIVLGRVLDVVLRLLHPTMPFITEALWTALTQQPSVTQAPWPTAEDTNGGVETDDVARRRIQDAIKLITELRRFRADQGVKPNQKVPAKLDFAKADLAGLENVIRDIARVETPAEGFAASASIEMRLSQATLDVALDTSGTVDVAAERKRLEKELAAAEKELDTTGRQLGNEQFLANAPEQVVEKIKVRQQVAKEEFARVTARLAQLPEA
- a CDS encoding translation initiation factor IF-2 N-terminal domain-containing protein; translated protein: MRVFQLAKALGVASKDVVVALTELGITKVAQSSVTREEAEKVIDALQQPADKAEAKKSKDSSDEKIRERVRKDVENEIHQIEEKVDATFEVADEPEPEPTPEPEPEPEPEQEPEPDPEEEATVEYAPIFKAPTRPKRRRAVRTSEPKEADEDAAPKGEVEEPKEEEPKVEVIDEPKGISGSARLEAQRRRRSERREAERQRSRIVSEAEFLARRESVHRTMVVRERDRNDGPGRITQVAVLEDGLLAEHFVSTDDNASIIGNIYMGRVQNVLPGMEAAFIDIGTGRNAVLYASEVDWKAAKLGGKKRRIEHALKSGDQVMVQVSKDINGHKGARLTTHISLAGRFLVYVPGGRNAGISRKLPVTERKRLKGILNEVVPGKGGAIIRTAAEGMSKEAIAEDVQRLHKQWEMVQEKAEAAKNGKGSRPVLLYEEPRLIVRVVRDVFNEDFSELIIDGKKSYNIAHAYLQSVAPDLLDRVTKFDRSEHDGADAFAEHRIDEQVQKALARVVWLPSGGTLVIERTEAMTVIDVNTGKFTGSGGNLEETVTANNLEAAEEVVRQLRLRDIGGMVVIDFIDMILDENKELVLRRLKETLGRDRSRHQVSEVTSLGLVQLTRKKLGDGLLETYSKPCECCGGRGVIITEEPVEHATYNPEEDDLQHRGGRGKRRGKSNGERSNKKAEEKRRSKLDEKAIDELVGSVVSEDNEAHEDNDEPKPPTVGESSKRESGSRRRGRRGTSRGRGRAQEQDKPQDKPQEQAQEKGKSEQTYEEAVDAFERSPRRKRATRGNSRSDHKPKREDFERQEHVKEPVKEAPREEAQEQPKAKVTESPRRRGRRRAVRKTSQPQQQEQPKAKETKQKATKPATKKQESKASARRRRRRATRRTSSK
- the rpmA gene encoding 50S ribosomal protein L27, whose translation is MAHKKGASSSTNGRDSESKRLGVKRFGGQQVKAGEILVRQRGTKFHPGDNVGRGGDDTLFALAAGAVQFGIKRNRRIVNIVPADGEGVSAEVLEAAEAAGVAQETA
- the rplU gene encoding 50S ribosomal protein L21; translation: MYAIVKTGGKQYKVAEGDLVKVEKIEGEAGDKVALTPVLLVDGADVTAGPDALSKVSVEAEIVEHGKGKKVDILKYKNKTGYKVRQGHRQPQTTIKITGIK
- a CDS encoding AMP-binding protein produces the protein MTYESPLPPIPDVGTRARSITDLLFGNLGEHASAPALTEVETGRSVTYAQLHQEVLALAATLRSRGIGPGDCVAVQLPNGIDFAVTFLALVQVGASASLLGTSLTATERDHLCALAEAKVLLDAPIAPTEPPERSASPAGPEDIAAVAFSSGTTGLPKAVELTHRNLCANMLQFSAALRASGIGAGTPTLAPLPFAHIYGLNTLLLSSLYARHHIHTMAAFDLNVFIEAQRSHRIELSFIAPPIALALSRHPEATAEAFADSRFMVCGAAPLDAALADSVEQRLGTVILQGYGTTETSPVTHVGIAGRSKPGSIGFAVPNTQFRIIDLRDGHDVAPGEPGEMLIRGPQVMRGYRNDPEATQATITGGWLHTGDIVTLAEDGTVYIVDRAKEVIKYKGFHVAPAELEALLRTHPAVADAAVVRHIVRTHGVDCEVPRACIVVADGATLSREEIMEWVAERVAGYKKIREVTFTDHIPRNAAGKILRREL
- the folC gene encoding bifunctional tetrahydrofolate synthase/dihydrofolate synthase → MADNADLPELPELPEQFDISVEESGLRLNLGAPQAEEAEDVVAREVTPEDLAALREVQQQLEERWGETQIDPTLERVEYVMDLLGSPQRSFKAIHVAGTNGKTSTTRMIESLLRSLGHRVGRTTSPHLQLITERIGIDGQPIHPADFVRIYEEIQPYLAMADDHFGQPLSFFEAMVCIAYAAFADAPVDIAVVEVGMGGRWDATNVIDADVNVIMPIGIDHTQYLGDTIEQIAGEKAGIITNPDSVTVIADQQPEAMRVVLEQTVQVGSAVARLGSEFGVEEAGVAVGGQQLRLRGLAGSYDDIFLPLSGPHQARNAAVALAAVEAFHGAHAEHPLNIEAVREGFAAVRSPGRLERVRATPTTFIDATHNPHGATALAEALQHDFDFTRLIGVLGILGDKDAAGIFQALEPALTEVVITQNSSPRAMEAEDLAEIARSIFGDERVHVQPHLPSAYELAVELAEDALAEVGVQSGSGVIITGSVVTAGEARTMFGKDPE
- the ndk gene encoding nucleoside-diphosphate kinase; translated protein: MTERTLILIKPDGVANGHVGEIISRIERKGLKLVEMDLRTADRETAEKHYAEHKDKPFFGELVDFITSAPLVAGIVEGERAIEAWRQLAGGTDPVAKATPGTIRGDFALTVGENVVHGSDSPESAEREIAIWFPNK
- a CDS encoding DUF4233 domain-containing protein is translated as MSREKRQPPISPLGLGHEPVKDPIAGLRGVLSGTLIMESITVLLILLVILKVDGGAYWTTFNWVYIVVIGVAHAVMAFAQKIPGAMWINLALQVPLIFGFFVHWSVTVVGLMFGLVWFFIVKLRSDIVQRMRGGYLTTQHLDAD